From Draconibacterium halophilum, one genomic window encodes:
- a CDS encoding redoxin domain-containing protein has protein sequence MNNSIQFLIILICSLNFPFNGDATTIRCTNPEYANEQLIFYSFADPISNNNKVAFTLKFNNEGTSETSIQIDEPLFTFSEFGIYRGMLLLEPGKTVDLKLPPLKKKSFADQKNPYFKPISFWIFSNSGQMLNDKISRFEQKLNELTDKDFNALYFQQSKSAFNRLKTGIDEAFPETQSESFELHKKLRLKLIEADIFRLSPEDYSAIFQPIAPEFWEYESFKTLLDKTFDKQLSFSAKAIGGGRVSEAVARENIKDLLVFISEKYQITGKMADLVLLKMLHDGFYSKEFPEKAIKNMIADKHFTNHQEIKIRDAASNIATKITFLEKGSVAPAICLTDINSEKCCTNNSQEKFKYIIFADVETLICQEHLKYLSRVNELFSENLEIFVVLRDTERSGIDSFFTANKVPATILVDKENKTIAEYKIQSFPQCILLNEKHQVVFDDAKAPLNGFEQQFGKWLRNELFMRQRNQAR, from the coding sequence ATGAACAATAGCATACAATTTCTGATAATCCTCATCTGTTCGCTGAATTTTCCATTTAATGGAGATGCAACTACCATTCGTTGCACCAATCCCGAATATGCCAATGAACAGCTCATTTTTTATTCCTTTGCCGACCCGATTTCGAACAACAACAAAGTAGCCTTTACCTTAAAGTTTAACAACGAAGGAACAAGTGAAACTTCGATACAAATTGATGAGCCGCTTTTTACATTTTCTGAATTTGGAATTTACCGCGGAATGTTATTGCTGGAGCCCGGAAAAACAGTCGATTTAAAACTTCCGCCACTCAAAAAGAAATCGTTTGCCGACCAAAAGAATCCATATTTTAAGCCCATCTCATTTTGGATTTTCAGCAACAGTGGACAGATGCTTAACGACAAAATCAGCCGTTTTGAACAGAAACTAAACGAATTGACCGATAAAGATTTTAATGCCCTGTATTTTCAACAGTCGAAAAGTGCCTTTAACAGACTAAAAACGGGTATTGACGAAGCATTTCCTGAAACCCAATCCGAAAGTTTTGAGCTGCATAAAAAACTTAGGTTAAAACTTATTGAAGCTGATATTTTCCGCTTGAGCCCCGAAGATTATTCAGCCATTTTTCAACCGATAGCTCCTGAATTCTGGGAGTACGAATCGTTTAAAACCCTGCTTGACAAAACCTTCGACAAGCAACTGAGTTTCTCGGCAAAAGCCATCGGTGGCGGAAGAGTGTCGGAAGCAGTTGCAAGAGAAAACATCAAAGATCTACTTGTTTTTATTTCTGAAAAATACCAGATCACGGGCAAAATGGCCGATTTGGTTTTATTAAAGATGTTGCACGACGGTTTCTATTCAAAAGAGTTCCCTGAGAAAGCTATTAAAAACATGATAGCCGATAAACATTTTACAAACCATCAGGAAATAAAAATCCGTGATGCAGCAAGTAACATCGCCACAAAAATTACATTCCTGGAAAAAGGAAGCGTAGCTCCGGCGATTTGTTTAACCGATATTAACAGCGAAAAGTGCTGCACAAATAACAGCCAGGAGAAATTTAAATACATCATTTTTGCCGATGTGGAAACACTTATTTGCCAGGAACATTTAAAATACCTGAGCCGTGTAAACGAACTGTTTAGTGAAAACCTCGAGATTTTTGTGGTGCTTCGAGACACTGAGCGCTCCGGAATCGACAGCTTTTTTACAGCGAATAAAGTACCTGCAACAATTCTGGTTGACAAGGAAAACAAAACCATTGCCGAATACAAAATTCAATCTTTTCCGCAGTGCATTTTACTAAATGAAAAACACCAGGTAGTTTTTGACGATGCCAAGGCTCCATTAAATGGTTTTGAGCAACAATTTGGGAAGTGGCTACGCAACGAGCTTTTTATGCGTCAACGCAATCAGGCGCGATAA
- the coaD gene encoding pantetheine-phosphate adenylyltransferase, producing MERIAIFPGSFDPFTIGHESIVRRAISMFDKIYVMIGFNANKKSFFPIEKRMKWINQVFKDEPGIEVRLHEGLTVDFCKEVGAKYILRGIRTSSDFEYERAIAQINKKMHPEIESVFLLTLPEHTPINASIIRDIVSHGGDASMFLPSALDMSDFKVE from the coding sequence ATGGAAAGAATAGCCATATTCCCCGGATCTTTTGATCCTTTTACTATAGGACACGAGTCGATTGTTCGACGCGCCATTTCAATGTTCGACAAAATTTATGTCATGATCGGTTTCAACGCCAATAAGAAATCGTTCTTTCCCATTGAAAAAAGAATGAAATGGATCAACCAGGTTTTTAAGGACGAACCTGGTATTGAAGTGCGACTGCACGAAGGGTTAACGGTAGATTTTTGTAAAGAAGTTGGCGCAAAATATATCTTACGCGGCATACGTACATCATCTGATTTTGAATACGAACGCGCCATTGCCCAAATTAATAAAAAAATGCACCCCGAAATTGAATCGGTATTTCTACTCACCCTCCCGGAACATACACCGATTAACGCAAGCATTATTCGCGATATTGTTTCGCATGGCGGCGATGCAAGTATGTTTCTTCCCAGCGCCTTGGACATGAGCGATTTTAAAGTTGAATAA
- a CDS encoding NUDIX hydrolase has protein sequence MSKLSRILNENNSVEAIKDWLLNFEKNDHLETVVEHPNVEKLFQNFSSAFLQLDAAGGVVKSGGKLLFIFRNGKWDFPKGKTDKGESNKTAALREVEEECGISNHSIVKALPSTYHIYQSPYKKTFGQWIFKETFWFEMDYNGSSAGTPQLDEGITEVRWFHPNELDEVLENTYENLKALIQLYRA, from the coding sequence TTGAGTAAACTAAGCCGAATTTTAAATGAAAACAACAGTGTTGAAGCTATAAAAGATTGGTTACTGAATTTTGAAAAAAATGATCATCTCGAAACTGTTGTAGAACATCCCAATGTTGAAAAACTGTTTCAGAATTTCAGTTCGGCTTTTTTACAGCTTGATGCTGCCGGAGGAGTAGTAAAAAGTGGGGGGAAATTGCTTTTTATTTTCAGAAACGGAAAGTGGGATTTTCCAAAAGGTAAAACCGACAAAGGCGAAAGCAACAAAACGGCGGCTTTACGGGAGGTGGAAGAAGAATGCGGAATTAGCAATCATTCAATTGTAAAAGCGCTTCCATCAACTTATCACATTTACCAATCGCCGTATAAAAAAACATTTGGACAATGGATTTTTAAAGAAACTTTTTGGTTTGAAATGGACTATAATGGATCTTCTGCGGGAACTCCACAATTAGATGAAGGCATAACCGAAGTGCGCTGGTTTCACCCGAATGAACTGGATGAAGTTCTTGAAAACACCTACGAAAACCTAAAAGCTTTGATTCAGCTTTATCGCGCCTGA
- a CDS encoding APC family permease produces MAKSLVNTNAKFGTMPVFLTALSTILGAILFLRFGWAVGQVGFWGVIGIVVLGHIVTIPTAFAVAEIATNQRVQGGGAYYIISRSFGLNIGGAIGIALYASQAISVAFYVIAFGEAFEPVIRWLSETYNFLIPDRRWISIPTMVLLSVLILTKGANVGMKALYVVVAILLTSIAMFFLGESSLKPETVDFHSTVSGNLDFFFVFTIIFPAFTGLAAGLGLSGDLKDPKKSIPKGTLWATVVGMLVYIAIAYKFVISASPEQLASDQLIMSKIAIWGPIIPIGLAAASLSSALGSIMVAPRTLQAIGYDNIFPQGHVNRWFARGRKNDNEPINGSLITIIIAFIFVIVGDVNFVAQIIAMFFMVTYSAICLISLLEHFAADPAYRPTFRSRWHISLLGTLSSMWLMFKMNATYAAVSVIIMSMIYYIIMLNNEENQGLNKLFRGVIFQLSRKLQIILQRADSEKDKSWRPFGVCISHDTFKRRSAFDIMRWISHKYGFGTYIHFIKGLLNEKNTNESKKILDRLIQLSAGSQNRVYLDTIISPSYTSAIAQVVQLSGISGKGNNLILFEFSRTDPGNLKEITGNYQIVESAGFDICILNTSYKSFGYKKEIHIWIRPEDYVNANLMILLGYIILGHPEWKKGKIKIFAFYPEEDVEDKRKQLMELIKTGRLPISPSNISMVPYESGDRKSKIMKYSADADLTIIGFTTDALKNIEEFSEGYTDLGNILFVSSNRAKAIN; encoded by the coding sequence ATGGCAAAATCGCTGGTAAACACAAATGCGAAATTCGGAACAATGCCGGTTTTTTTAACCGCGCTATCTACAATTCTGGGAGCAATCTTATTTCTGCGTTTTGGATGGGCTGTTGGCCAGGTCGGTTTTTGGGGCGTAATTGGAATTGTGGTGTTAGGCCATATCGTTACTATTCCCACAGCTTTTGCCGTTGCCGAGATTGCTACCAACCAGCGCGTGCAAGGGGGGGGCGCTTATTACATTATCAGCCGGTCGTTTGGGTTAAACATTGGTGGCGCCATTGGTATTGCGTTATATGCCTCGCAAGCTATCAGCGTTGCTTTTTACGTAATTGCTTTTGGCGAAGCGTTTGAGCCGGTTATCAGGTGGCTAAGTGAGACGTACAATTTTCTAATCCCCGACCGACGGTGGATTTCAATTCCCACAATGGTTTTACTCTCAGTATTAATCCTTACAAAAGGAGCCAATGTTGGCATGAAAGCTTTATATGTTGTAGTTGCCATACTATTAACCTCTATCGCGATGTTCTTTTTAGGCGAATCTTCCCTAAAACCCGAAACGGTTGATTTTCACAGCACCGTCTCAGGCAATCTCGATTTCTTTTTTGTTTTCACCATTATCTTTCCGGCATTTACAGGACTTGCCGCCGGCTTGGGGCTTTCAGGCGATTTAAAAGATCCCAAAAAATCGATTCCAAAAGGTACGCTTTGGGCCACTGTGGTTGGCATGCTGGTGTATATTGCCATTGCCTACAAATTTGTGATATCTGCTTCGCCCGAACAACTGGCATCCGATCAGCTGATTATGAGCAAGATTGCCATTTGGGGACCAATTATTCCTATCGGGCTGGCAGCTGCTTCATTAAGTTCGGCACTTGGTTCGATAATGGTTGCACCACGTACATTACAAGCCATCGGCTACGACAATATTTTTCCGCAAGGACACGTGAATAGATGGTTTGCACGAGGAAGAAAAAACGATAATGAACCCATTAACGGATCATTAATCACCATTATCATTGCTTTTATTTTTGTAATAGTTGGCGATGTTAACTTTGTAGCACAAATCATCGCCATGTTCTTTATGGTAACCTACAGCGCCATCTGCCTCATTTCTTTATTAGAGCATTTTGCTGCCGATCCGGCTTACCGTCCAACATTCCGTTCAAGATGGCATATTTCACTTCTCGGAACACTTTCATCGATGTGGTTAATGTTTAAAATGAACGCCACTTACGCGGCTGTTTCAGTGATTATTATGAGCATGATTTACTACATCATCATGTTAAACAATGAAGAGAACCAGGGATTGAATAAACTTTTCAGGGGAGTGATTTTCCAGCTGAGCCGCAAGTTGCAAATTATTCTCCAACGTGCTGATAGTGAAAAAGACAAAAGTTGGCGTCCCTTTGGTGTTTGTATTTCACACGATACGTTTAAACGCCGCTCGGCATTCGACATTATGCGCTGGATTTCGCACAAATATGGCTTTGGCACCTACATTCATTTTATTAAAGGCTTGCTGAACGAGAAGAATACAAACGAATCGAAAAAAATACTCGACCGTCTCATTCAACTTTCAGCAGGGAGTCAAAACCGCGTTTATCTTGATACGATAATCTCGCCATCGTACACTTCGGCAATTGCACAGGTAGTGCAGCTTTCAGGCATTTCGGGCAAGGGAAATAACCTCATTCTTTTTGAGTTCTCGAGAACCGACCCGGGCAACCTAAAAGAAATTACCGGCAATTATCAAATTGTTGAATCGGCTGGTTTCGATATTTGTATTCTGAATACATCGTACAAAAGTTTTGGTTATAAAAAAGAAATTCATATCTGGATAAGGCCCGAGGATTATGTAAATGCCAATTTGATGATTTTATTGGGTTACATTATTTTAGGTCATCCGGAATGGAAAAAAGGAAAAATTAAAATATTTGCCTTTTACCCTGAAGAAGATGTTGAAGACAAACGTAAACAATTAATGGAGTTGATAAAAACCGGACGCTTGCCCATCAGCCCATCGAATATATCGATGGTACCGTATGAATCGGGCGACCGGAAAAGTAAAATCATGAAATATTCGGCCGATGCCGACCTTACAATTATTGGGTTTACAACCGATGCACTGAAAAATATTGAAGAATTCAGCGAAGGCTACACCGACCTGGGTAACATCCTGTTTGTGAGCTCAAACCGTGCAAAAGCAATAAACTAG
- the pyrE gene encoding orotate phosphoribosyltransferase, whose amino-acid sequence MESIQTEVTKRLLEINTIKIQPDNPFTWASGWKSPIYCDNRKTLSYPDTRAYIRDAFVKLIQEKYPEAEVIAGVATGAIAIGALVADKLGLPFIYVRSKPKGHGLENLIEGDLKPFKKVVVVEDLVSTGVSSLKAAEAVNNFGGDVVGMVSIFTYNFPLANENFAKAGIELTSLSRYQILIDFSLERGDITKDQVESLLKWREDPANWGK is encoded by the coding sequence ATGGAATCGATACAAACAGAAGTAACCAAAAGATTACTTGAAATAAACACCATAAAGATACAACCGGATAATCCATTTACATGGGCATCGGGTTGGAAATCTCCAATTTATTGCGATAACAGAAAAACGCTTTCATATCCTGACACCCGCGCTTACATTCGTGATGCGTTTGTAAAGTTGATTCAGGAAAAATACCCGGAGGCTGAAGTAATTGCTGGTGTAGCAACCGGAGCCATTGCAATTGGCGCATTGGTTGCCGATAAACTGGGACTTCCTTTTATTTATGTTCGTTCGAAACCAAAAGGACACGGGTTGGAAAACCTGATTGAAGGCGATCTGAAACCTTTCAAAAAAGTTGTTGTGGTTGAAGACCTTGTATCAACTGGAGTTAGCAGCTTGAAAGCTGCCGAGGCAGTGAACAATTTTGGTGGCGATGTTGTGGGTATGGTATCAATTTTTACTTACAATTTTCCGCTGGCGAATGAAAACTTCGCAAAAGCAGGTATTGAACTTACTTCGTTGAGCCGTTACCAGATCCTGATTGACTTTTCACTTGAAAGAGGCGACATTACGAAAGATCAGGTAGAGTCGCTGTTGAAATGGCGCGAAGACCCTGCAAACTGGGGAAAATAA